From Bordetella flabilis, the proteins below share one genomic window:
- a CDS encoding asparaginase produces MTKKVLLLATGGTIASRYDADHDDVRAVGHADDLTRWVRSHTQGIDVEANDIMTVNSYQMTLADLFRMACAIRQAVDREDVAGVVVTHGTDTMEESVFMADLLVDTEKPIVFTGAQRSADDPHADGPANLLDAIRVASTPAARGHGALVAFGQEIHAARWVSKTHTSALRAFQSPGKGPLGIVDGERVVLHYPLDRHAKMACEAIEPRVDLLRLYVGADARFIDCAVATGARALVLEAFGRGNATAAVLEGIQRAVARDIPVIVTSRCPQGLVEPVYGGSGGAALARAGALFAPGISGIKARILLSALLGRSPSPETLRTGLLSFLEQAFNMRSPSE; encoded by the coding sequence ATGACAAAAAAAGTCCTATTACTCGCCACCGGCGGCACGATCGCATCGCGCTACGATGCCGACCACGACGACGTCCGCGCCGTCGGACACGCGGATGACCTCACCCGCTGGGTACGGAGCCATACCCAGGGCATCGATGTCGAGGCCAACGACATCATGACGGTCAACAGCTACCAGATGACGCTTGCCGACCTTTTCCGCATGGCTTGCGCGATCCGCCAGGCAGTGGACCGCGAAGACGTGGCGGGCGTCGTGGTCACGCATGGCACGGACACCATGGAGGAGTCCGTGTTCATGGCCGACCTTCTGGTCGACACCGAGAAGCCGATCGTTTTCACGGGCGCGCAACGCAGCGCCGATGATCCACACGCCGATGGTCCGGCGAACCTGCTTGACGCCATCCGGGTCGCCAGCACGCCGGCTGCCCGCGGTCATGGCGCACTGGTGGCATTCGGACAGGAGATCCACGCGGCGCGATGGGTCTCGAAAACCCATACATCCGCGCTGCGCGCCTTCCAATCGCCCGGCAAAGGCCCACTGGGTATCGTGGATGGAGAACGGGTGGTTCTCCACTATCCTCTGGACCGGCACGCGAAAATGGCATGCGAGGCGATCGAACCCCGGGTGGACCTCCTTCGCCTGTACGTAGGGGCGGATGCCCGTTTCATCGATTGCGCGGTCGCCACCGGAGCCCGCGCCCTTGTGCTGGAGGCGTTCGGCCGCGGCAATGCCACTGCGGCCGTACTTGAAGGCATACAGCGCGCGGTGGCGCGCGACATTCCGGTGATTGTCACCTCGCGCTGTCCACAAGGGTTGGTGGAACCCGTCTACGGCGGAAGTGGCGGAGCGGCCCTGGCCCGCGCCGGTGCCCTGTTTGCGCCAGGAATCAGCGGCATCAAGGCGCGCATTCTGCTGTCCGCGCTGCTCGGCCGTTCGCCGTCGCCCGAGACGTTACGGACGGGCCTCTTGTCATTTCTGGAGCAAGCGTTCAACATGCGCTCACCCAGTGAATAG
- a CDS encoding FadR/GntR family transcriptional regulator, with protein MLKAPMPKLSTPEMIVRTIQKMIQRGRFQPGQKLPGQRELAEHLNVSRASLREALSTLEALDLVRTRAGQGTYIHDRKLAKPLPMHDWKFADQYALSEVYEFRYFTETAAARLAAVQIEDREIATLREYHAKLARALQEEDVMVSTSHDYEFHRYIMLCSRNRLFVDLYDRFQKIFHETQMLPYARHERLSEVIEEHGRIVEAIARRDGDAAADCLGQHLLNATERIGIPMTRVGPGADRKP; from the coding sequence ATGCTGAAAGCGCCCATGCCGAAACTTTCCACGCCGGAAATGATCGTCCGCACCATTCAGAAAATGATTCAACGCGGTCGATTCCAACCGGGCCAGAAGCTTCCCGGCCAACGCGAGCTTGCCGAACACCTGAATGTCAGCCGCGCCTCGCTGCGAGAGGCGCTTTCGACCCTGGAAGCCCTGGATCTGGTGCGCACGCGCGCCGGCCAGGGAACCTATATCCATGATCGAAAGCTTGCCAAGCCCCTGCCCATGCATGATTGGAAGTTTGCCGATCAGTATGCGCTGTCGGAGGTCTATGAATTCCGTTATTTCACGGAAACGGCGGCGGCCCGTCTGGCCGCCGTGCAGATAGAAGATCGTGAAATCGCAACACTGCGGGAATATCACGCGAAACTCGCGCGAGCGCTGCAGGAAGAAGATGTGATGGTCAGCACCAGCCACGATTACGAATTCCATCGGTACATCATGCTCTGCTCGCGCAATCGACTCTTTGTCGACCTTTACGATCGCTTCCAGAAGATCTTTCACGAAACCCAGATGCTGCCCTATGCGAGGCACGAACGCCTGAGCGAAGTGATCGAGGAACACGGCCGGATAGTGGAAGCCATTGCGAGGCGCGACGGAGACGCCGCCGCCGATTGCCTGGGCCAGCACCTGCTCAACGCGACCGAAAGGATCGGCATTCCGATGACGCGGGTTGGCCCCGGCGCCGACCGCAAACCCTGA
- a CDS encoding dimethyl sulfoxide reductase anchor subunit family protein — translation MRPPFSVVFLTTLCGAAQGLLIALVAMQSAATAGLLAMPARSFFVAGATVSVVLGALGLLASFFHLGHPERAWRAIAMWRTSWLSRECLAVPAFLALTFAYGAMHWLALPYSLVVGLLAVLGAAVLYLCTAMIYACLRFLQEWASPYTLVNFVLLGCASGFTLATLVAAATETSLVAVLGPCACIFTAAGALSRLASLARNARLHPRSTVQSATGIQAQKVVQKSQGFTSSSFNMREFFHGRSAATLAVVKGGFLLGAFIVPFVLVLLASSRTAPVTVLAAAFAIQYLGLLAERWFFFAEARHPQNIYYQRAA, via the coding sequence ATGCGGCCTCCGTTTTCGGTCGTGTTCCTGACGACACTGTGTGGCGCGGCGCAAGGCTTGTTGATCGCGCTCGTGGCCATGCAATCGGCCGCCACGGCGGGCCTGCTGGCGATGCCGGCGCGGTCCTTCTTCGTGGCGGGCGCCACGGTTTCCGTGGTGCTGGGCGCCCTGGGGCTGCTGGCGTCCTTCTTTCACCTGGGCCATCCGGAACGCGCCTGGCGCGCCATCGCGATGTGGCGCACATCCTGGCTATCGCGTGAGTGCCTGGCGGTGCCGGCCTTCCTCGCCCTGACGTTCGCGTATGGCGCCATGCATTGGCTGGCACTGCCGTATTCCCTCGTCGTTGGACTGTTGGCGGTGCTGGGGGCCGCGGTGCTGTACCTGTGCACCGCCATGATCTATGCCTGCCTGCGCTTCCTGCAGGAATGGGCCAGCCCGTACACCCTGGTCAACTTCGTGCTGCTGGGCTGCGCTTCGGGCTTCACGCTCGCGACCCTGGTGGCCGCCGCGACCGAGACGTCGCTGGTGGCGGTCCTCGGCCCCTGCGCCTGCATTTTCACGGCGGCGGGCGCGCTGTCGCGGCTGGCTTCCCTGGCACGCAATGCGCGGCTGCACCCGCGCTCGACCGTGCAAAGCGCGACCGGCATCCAGGCGCAGAAGGTGGTGCAGAAGTCGCAGGGCTTTACGTCCAGTTCGTTCAATATGCGGGAGTTCTTCCACGGCAGGAGCGCGGCGACGCTGGCCGTGGTGAAGGGCGGCTTCCTGCTGGGCGCTTTCATCGTTCCCTTCGTGCTGGTGCTGCTGGCCTCGTCCCGCACGGCGCCTGTCACCGTACTGGCGGCGGCCTTCGCGATCCAGTACCTGGGCCTGCTGGCGGAGCGCTGGTTCTTCTTCGCCGAAGCGCGCCATCCGCAGAACATCTACTACCAGCGGGCCGCCTAG
- a CDS encoding 4Fe-4S dicluster domain-containing protein, with protein MTQMALVIDLNVCVGCHACVTSCKEWNTSGEAGSLADERAYDADPSGNFFNRVQTYEAGEFPLTDTIHFPKSCLHCEDPPCVPVCPTGASYKREADGLVLVDYDKCIGCNYCAWACPYGARELDPKRKEMTKCTLCEDRIHNEALPERDRKPACVLACPTSARLFGDIHDPDSEVSQAIRERGGYALMPEWDTRPANHYLPRRKTEAQGCGSSSCSCGPAAQAAPAADLEAQLASGQLDLAAAARAH; from the coding sequence ATGACCCAGATGGCATTGGTGATCGACCTGAACGTGTGCGTGGGCTGCCACGCCTGCGTGACCAGTTGCAAGGAATGGAATACCTCGGGCGAGGCTGGCAGCCTGGCCGACGAGCGCGCCTATGACGCCGATCCGAGCGGCAATTTCTTCAACCGCGTGCAAACCTACGAGGCCGGCGAATTTCCGCTGACCGACACCATCCATTTCCCGAAGTCCTGCCTGCATTGCGAGGATCCGCCTTGCGTGCCGGTGTGTCCCACCGGGGCCAGCTACAAGCGGGAAGCCGACGGCCTGGTGCTGGTGGACTACGACAAGTGCATCGGCTGCAACTACTGCGCGTGGGCCTGTCCGTATGGCGCGCGCGAGTTGGATCCCAAGCGCAAGGAGATGACCAAGTGCACCTTGTGCGAGGACCGCATCCATAACGAAGCGCTGCCCGAACGGGACCGCAAGCCCGCGTGCGTGCTGGCCTGTCCGACCTCGGCGCGCCTGTTCGGCGACATCCACGATCCGGACTCGGAGGTATCGCAGGCCATACGCGAGCGCGGCGGCTATGCACTGATGCCGGAATGGGATACCCGCCCGGCGAACCACTATCTGCCGCGCCGCAAGACCGAAGCGCAGGGCTGCGGTTCGTCGTCCTGTTCGTGCGGGCCCGCGGCGCAGGCCGCGCCCGCGGCCGACCTCGAGGCACAATTGGCCAGCGGCCAACTTGACCTGGCTGCCGCCGCCCGTGCCCACTGA
- a CDS encoding molybdopterin oxidoreductase family protein translates to MEHGHRTQREDLEVKNTTCYMCACRCGIRVHLRDGEVRYIDGNPEHPLNQGVICAKGSSGIMKQYSPARLTQPLRRKPGAERGAAEFEPVSWDEALSLLETRLAHLRATDPRKFALFTGRDQMQALTGLFAKQFGTPNYAAHGGFCSANMAAGMIYTMGGSFWEFGGPDLDRARLFLMIGTAEDHHSNPLKIAISKFKRAGGRFIAINPIRTGYAAIADEWVPIRPGTDGALFMALIHELIAQDAYDHEFVARYTNAGELIDLREEGETSGLFVRDAASPEINALFPQNRMWWDKRTNRPVVNHAAGAEPALDGQYALDDGTPVAPSFVKLRERVASCTPEWAAGITGIPAQTIRRIAGELIQVSREQKIELPIRWTDAWGVTHESVRGAPIAFHAMRGLAAHSNGFQTIRALSILMSLLGTIDTPGGFRHKSPYPRAVPPSAKPPNNARDVQPNTPLPNGPLGWPAAPEDLFIDDQGGPVRIDKAFSWEYPLAVHGLMHSVITNAWRGDPYPIDTLMIFMANMAWNSSMNTVEVRKMLTDKNADGQYKIPFLVVCDAFQSEMTAFADLILPDTTYLERHDAMSMLDRPISEFNGPVDAVRVPVVPPTGDCRPFQEVLVELAGRLKFPAFTRPDGAPKFKGYEDFIVNFQTTPDSGVGFLIGWRGKDGEKALVGEPNPRQWEQYADNNCFYHYVLPEEMQYMRNCNGPYLKWSVDNGMRKFGTPIVIQLYSDVMQKFRLAAQGKTAGRQPPDHLRARVERYFDPLPFWYEPIERGVTDQEAYPLAAVTQRPMAMYHSWDSQNAWLRQIHGENYLFVNPGTAAAQGIADGGWIYVESPWGKVRCMARYSEAVEPGTVWTWNAIGKAAGAWNLGPDANESRRGFLLNHVITDELPATDGMTGRMSNSDPITGQAGWYDVRVRIYPAEADADFSLPQFAPMRPLPGSANVVTRLVQTYFAGRGDFAARLRGAAKNK, encoded by the coding sequence ATGGAGCATGGCCATCGCACGCAACGCGAGGACCTGGAGGTCAAGAACACGACCTGCTATATGTGCGCCTGCCGCTGCGGCATCCGGGTGCATCTGCGTGACGGCGAGGTGCGCTATATCGACGGCAATCCGGAGCATCCGCTGAACCAGGGCGTGATCTGCGCGAAGGGTTCCTCGGGCATCATGAAACAGTATTCGCCCGCGCGGCTGACCCAGCCGCTGCGGCGCAAGCCGGGGGCCGAGCGCGGCGCCGCGGAATTCGAGCCGGTGTCGTGGGACGAGGCGCTGTCCTTGCTGGAAACCCGCCTGGCGCACCTGCGCGCCACCGACCCCCGAAAATTCGCGCTGTTCACCGGGCGCGACCAGATGCAGGCGCTGACGGGGCTGTTCGCCAAGCAGTTCGGCACGCCCAACTATGCCGCGCATGGCGGATTCTGCTCGGCCAACATGGCCGCCGGCATGATCTACACGATGGGCGGGTCCTTCTGGGAGTTCGGCGGCCCTGACCTGGACCGCGCGCGGCTCTTCCTGATGATAGGCACCGCCGAGGACCATCATTCGAATCCGCTGAAAATCGCGATCTCCAAGTTCAAGCGCGCCGGCGGACGCTTCATCGCCATCAATCCGATACGCACCGGCTACGCCGCCATCGCCGACGAGTGGGTGCCCATCCGCCCCGGCACCGACGGCGCGCTGTTCATGGCGCTGATCCATGAACTGATCGCGCAGGACGCCTACGACCACGAGTTCGTCGCCCGCTATACCAATGCCGGCGAACTGATAGACCTGCGCGAGGAGGGCGAGACATCGGGCCTGTTCGTGCGCGACGCCGCCAGCCCGGAAATCAATGCGCTGTTCCCGCAGAACCGCATGTGGTGGGACAAGCGTACCAACCGGCCGGTCGTCAACCACGCCGCGGGCGCCGAGCCGGCGCTCGACGGCCAGTATGCGCTGGACGACGGCACGCCCGTCGCGCCGTCCTTCGTCAAGCTGCGCGAGCGTGTCGCGTCCTGTACGCCGGAGTGGGCGGCCGGGATTACCGGCATCCCCGCGCAGACCATCCGCCGCATCGCCGGCGAACTGATCCAGGTGTCGCGCGAGCAGAAGATCGAACTGCCGATACGCTGGACGGACGCGTGGGGTGTCACGCACGAATCGGTGCGCGGCGCGCCCATCGCCTTCCATGCCATGCGCGGCCTGGCGGCGCATTCCAATGGCTTCCAGACCATACGCGCTCTGTCCATTTTGATGAGCCTGCTGGGGACAATCGATACCCCGGGCGGGTTCCGGCACAAGTCGCCGTATCCGCGCGCCGTGCCGCCTTCGGCCAAGCCGCCCAACAATGCCAGGGACGTGCAACCGAATACGCCCTTGCCCAACGGGCCGCTGGGCTGGCCCGCGGCGCCGGAGGACCTGTTCATCGACGACCAGGGCGGGCCGGTGCGCATCGACAAGGCCTTTTCCTGGGAATACCCGCTGGCCGTGCATGGCCTGATGCACAGCGTGATCACCAATGCCTGGCGCGGCGACCCCTATCCCATCGATACGTTGATGATTTTCATGGCCAACATGGCGTGGAATTCCTCGATGAATACGGTGGAAGTCCGCAAGATGCTGACGGACAAGAACGCGGACGGCCAGTACAAGATTCCCTTCCTGGTGGTGTGCGATGCGTTCCAGTCGGAGATGACCGCCTTCGCCGACCTGATCCTGCCCGACACCACCTACCTGGAACGGCACGACGCCATGTCCATGCTGGACCGGCCCATCTCCGAGTTCAATGGGCCCGTCGACGCGGTGCGTGTCCCGGTGGTGCCGCCCACGGGCGACTGCCGACCCTTCCAGGAAGTGCTGGTCGAGCTGGCTGGCCGCCTCAAGTTCCCCGCGTTCACGCGTCCGGACGGCGCCCCCAAGTTCAAGGGGTACGAGGACTTCATCGTCAATTTCCAGACGACGCCGGATTCCGGCGTGGGTTTTCTGATCGGATGGCGCGGCAAGGACGGCGAAAAGGCGCTGGTCGGAGAACCGAACCCGCGCCAGTGGGAGCAGTACGCCGACAACAACTGCTTCTATCACTATGTATTGCCCGAAGAGATGCAGTACATGCGCAACTGCAACGGACCCTACCTGAAATGGTCGGTCGACAACGGCATGCGCAAGTTCGGCACGCCCATCGTGATCCAGCTCTACTCGGATGTGATGCAGAAGTTCCGCCTGGCCGCGCAGGGCAAGACGGCCGGGCGCCAGCCGCCGGACCACCTGCGCGCGCGCGTCGAGCGCTACTTCGATCCCTTGCCGTTCTGGTACGAGCCCATCGAGCGCGGCGTGACGGACCAGGAAGCCTATCCCCTGGCCGCGGTCACGCAGCGGCCCATGGCCATGTACCACTCCTGGGACTCGCAGAACGCCTGGCTGCGGCAGATCCACGGCGAGAACTACCTGTTCGTCAATCCCGGGACGGCAGCGGCGCAGGGCATCGCCGATGGAGGCTGGATCTACGTCGAATCGCCCTGGGGCAAGGTGCGCTGCATGGCGCGGTACAGCGAGGCGGTGGAGCCCGGCACGGTGTGGACGTGGAATGCCATCGGCAAGGCGGCGGGCGCCTGGAACCTGGGGCCGGATGCCAACGAGTCGCGGCGCGGCTTCCTGCTGAACCATGTCATTACCGACGAGCTGCCGGCCACGGACGGCATGACGGGCCGGATGTCGAATTCCGATCCGATTACCGGGCAGGCCGGCTGGTACGACGTGCGGGTGCGCATCTACCCCGCCGAGGCCGACGCCGATTTCTCGCTGCCGCAGTTCGCGCCGATGCGGCCCTTGCCGGGCTCGGCCAATGTGGTGACCCGGCTGGTGCAGACCTATTTCGCCGGGCGAGGCGACTTCGCGGCCCGCCTGCGCGGCGCCGCCAAGAACAAGTAA
- a CDS encoding CPBP family intramembrane glutamic endopeptidase — translation MTVLPWIAMFLAAPAVSMPALRRLGLGLLVLALASAAFAGQIGPAAAIALGLLLLAAWAVAAPRPAWLRVAGHALFIALALGLSLHWMPGFHNPRVIGPVRLTPDAVPFTMYLNWDKPLAGFWLLLALPWVHPRHGPWTALRAGAAGCVGTSVVCLALVSALGMVGWAPKWPADAGLWLLNNLLLVTFAEEALFRGYVQGGLERLLQGRRHGPLLALFGAAALFGVAHLAGGWQWMVVAGVAGVGYGLAYRHGGLYAAMLAHFGLNALHFFLFTYPMRSAAQAFIG, via the coding sequence ATGACCGTCTTGCCGTGGATCGCAATGTTCCTGGCCGCGCCCGCCGTATCGATGCCGGCCTTGCGCCGCCTGGGTCTGGGCCTGCTTGTCCTTGCACTGGCCAGCGCCGCCTTCGCGGGCCAGATCGGGCCCGCCGCGGCCATCGCGCTCGGCTTGCTGCTGCTGGCCGCCTGGGCCGTGGCGGCGCCCCGGCCGGCATGGCTGCGCGTGGCGGGCCATGCCCTGTTCATCGCCCTGGCCCTGGGCCTGAGCCTGCACTGGATGCCGGGCTTTCACAATCCGCGCGTCATCGGCCCGGTGCGGCTGACGCCTGACGCCGTGCCCTTCACCATGTACCTCAACTGGGACAAGCCTTTGGCGGGCTTCTGGCTGCTGCTGGCCTTGCCTTGGGTGCATCCGCGCCATGGGCCGTGGACGGCGCTGCGCGCCGGCGCTGCCGGCTGTGTCGGCACCAGCGTCGTATGCCTGGCGCTGGTCAGCGCCCTGGGCATGGTGGGGTGGGCGCCCAAATGGCCCGCGGACGCCGGCCTGTGGCTGCTGAACAACCTGCTTCTGGTCACCTTCGCGGAGGAGGCCCTGTTCCGCGGATATGTGCAGGGCGGCCTGGAGCGCCTGCTGCAAGGCCGTCGCCATGGGCCCCTGCTGGCGCTGTTCGGCGCCGCGGCCCTCTTCGGCGTGGCGCACCTGGCCGGAGGCTGGCAGTGGATGGTGGTGGCGGGTGTGGCGGGCGTGGGCTACGGCCTGGCTTACCGCCATGGCGGCCTGTACGCCGCCATGCTGGCCCATTTCGGCCTGAACGCGCTGCATTTCTTCCTGTTCACGTACCCGATGCGCAGCGCTGCGCAGGCCTTTATCGGCTAG
- a CDS encoding TRAP transporter large permease, producing MEFFIANLAPIMFATLVVFLLVGFPVAFALAAIGILFGLVGIELGLLTPALFQALPQRIFGIISNDTLLAVPFFTLMGLVLERSGMAEDLLETIGQLFGTVRGGLAFAVVFVGAMLAATTGVVSASVISMGLISLPIMLRYGYDRRLASGVIAASGTLSQIIPPSLVLIILADQLGRSIGDMYRAAMVPGFVLAGLYVLYVAVMCVIKPASAPALPEEARRFREDNGTRGGRSLLVLMAISVAVAYFAGQALENDTAPADERIVVSLLLWGLTAFVVAGANKVLRLGLLSALAERVTFVMIPPLFLIFLVLGTIFIGVATPTEGGAMGAVGAIAMALIRRRLTLNLLKQAMDTTTKLSCFVVFILVGSTVFGLTFRGVSGDLWVEHLLTGLPGGEWGFLIVVSVLTFVLAFFLDFFELAFIIVPLLGPVADKMGIDLIWFGVILAVNMQTSFMHPPFGFALFYLRSVAPKDAYRDKVTGRTIAPVTTGQIYWGSVPFIIIQLIMVAAVMLFPGMVMHYKGDLSQVDPNTVKIDVQGGYGDSVYGGGAGDPGADFK from the coding sequence ATGGAATTCTTTATCGCCAATCTGGCGCCGATCATGTTCGCCACGCTGGTGGTGTTTCTGCTGGTGGGGTTTCCGGTGGCGTTCGCGCTGGCGGCCATCGGCATCCTGTTCGGGCTGGTGGGCATCGAACTGGGCTTGCTGACCCCGGCGCTGTTCCAGGCGCTGCCGCAACGGATATTCGGCATTATTTCGAACGACACGCTGCTGGCGGTGCCGTTTTTCACGCTGATGGGGCTGGTGCTCGAAAGATCGGGCATGGCCGAGGATTTGCTGGAGACGATCGGGCAACTGTTCGGCACGGTGCGCGGCGGGCTGGCCTTCGCGGTGGTGTTCGTGGGCGCGATGCTGGCGGCCACCACCGGCGTGGTGTCGGCCTCGGTGATCTCCATGGGCCTGATCTCGCTGCCGATCATGCTGCGCTACGGCTATGACCGGCGCCTGGCCAGCGGGGTCATCGCCGCCTCGGGCACCTTGTCGCAGATCATCCCGCCCTCGCTGGTGCTGATCATCCTGGCCGACCAGCTGGGGCGCTCGATCGGCGACATGTACCGCGCGGCCATGGTGCCGGGCTTCGTGCTGGCCGGGCTGTATGTCCTGTACGTGGCGGTGATGTGCGTGATCAAGCCGGCCTCGGCGCCGGCGCTGCCCGAGGAGGCGCGGCGGTTTCGCGAGGACAACGGCACGCGCGGCGGCCGTTCGCTGCTGGTGCTGATGGCGATCTCGGTGGCGGTGGCGTATTTCGCGGGGCAGGCGCTGGAGAACGACACGGCGCCGGCCGACGAGCGCATCGTGGTCAGCCTGCTGCTGTGGGGGCTGACGGCCTTCGTGGTGGCCGGGGCCAACAAGGTGCTGCGCCTGGGGCTGCTGTCGGCGCTGGCCGAGCGGGTCACCTTCGTGATGATTCCGCCGCTGTTCCTGATTTTCCTGGTGCTGGGCACGATCTTCATCGGCGTGGCCACGCCCACCGAGGGCGGGGCGATGGGGGCGGTGGGGGCCATCGCGATGGCGCTGATCCGGCGCCGGCTGACACTGAACCTGCTCAAGCAGGCCATGGACACCACGACCAAGCTGTCGTGCTTCGTGGTGTTCATCCTGGTGGGTTCGACCGTGTTCGGCCTGACCTTTCGCGGGGTCAGCGGCGATCTGTGGGTCGAGCACCTGCTGACCGGGCTGCCGGGCGGGGAGTGGGGTTTCCTGATCGTGGTCAGCGTGCTGACCTTCGTGCTGGCGTTCTTCCTGGACTTCTTCGAGCTGGCCTTCATCATCGTGCCGCTGCTCGGGCCGGTGGCCGACAAGATGGGCATCGACCTGATCTGGTTCGGCGTGATCCTGGCGGTGAACATGCAGACGTCCTTCATGCATCCGCCGTTCGGTTTCGCGCTGTTCTACCTGCGCTCGGTCGCGCCCAAGGACGCGTACCGCGACAAGGTCACGGGGCGCACCATCGCGCCGGTGACCACCGGGCAGATCTACTGGGGTTCGGTGCCGTTCATCATCATCCAGCTGATCATGGTGGCCGCCGTCATGCTGTTCCCCGGCATGGTCATGCACTACAAGGGCGATTTGTCGCAGGTCGATCCGAACACCGTCAAGATCGATGTGCAGGGCGGCTACGGGGATAGCGTCTACGGCGGCGGGGCGGGCGACCCCGGGGCCGACTTCAAGTAA
- a CDS encoding TRAP transporter small permease subunit — translation MRYLIALSRVIDAINLRVGRAVTWVTLLVVLVSAGNAVVRKVLHTSSNAWLELQWYMFGAMFLLASGYTLLKNEHVRVDILSSRLPRRKQIWIEIFGVVFFLLPACLLILVLSWPMFTESWVTDEQSSNSGGLVRWPVKLLIPVGFTLLVLAGISHLIKCVGYLRGQCEDPLRRESAKSAEEELAEEIAREARVREAAQLGQGER, via the coding sequence GTGCGATATCTCATCGCCTTATCACGCGTCATCGACGCGATAAACCTGCGCGTGGGCCGCGCGGTGACCTGGGTGACACTGCTGGTGGTGCTGGTAAGCGCCGGCAATGCGGTGGTGCGCAAGGTGCTGCATACGAGCTCGAACGCGTGGCTGGAATTGCAGTGGTATATGTTCGGCGCCATGTTCCTGCTGGCCTCGGGCTATACGCTGCTCAAGAACGAACATGTGCGGGTGGACATCCTGTCCTCGCGGCTGCCGCGGCGCAAGCAGATCTGGATCGAGATTTTCGGGGTGGTGTTTTTCCTGCTGCCGGCGTGCCTGCTGATCCTGGTGCTGTCCTGGCCGATGTTCACGGAGTCGTGGGTCACCGACGAGCAGTCGTCGAACTCGGGCGGGCTGGTGCGCTGGCCGGTCAAGCTGCTGATTCCGGTGGGTTTCACGCTGCTGGTGCTGGCGGGGATTTCGCACCTGATCAAGTGCGTGGGGTATTTGCGCGGACAATGCGAGGACCCCCTGCGCCGTGAATCGGCCAAGTCGGCCGAGGAGGAGCTGGCCGAGGAGATCGCACGCGAAGCGCGGGTCCGCGAGGCCGCGCAGCTGGGGCAGGGGGAGCGCTGA
- a CDS encoding ABC transporter permease → MIRPGRSAMHGLAGIGSVVLFLALWELLGRALHVKPIMLPLPSQVAVELAGDAGWYAGQAAYTLMTTLAGFALSVAGGVAIAVLLVGSRWFESVLYPLIVALNSVPKVAVAPLFVIWLGTGAEPKIAIAFLIAVFAIIVDTVHGLRSVPQDVLDLGRVLKGRRRDFFFKVRLPCALPSILAGMKVAISLALVGAIVGEFVSSQSGLGYVIMTAQGTFDTVRVFAALFVLALIGLALFGAVAWMERKATPWRQAREGP, encoded by the coding sequence ATGATCCGTCCAGGGCGCTCCGCCATGCATGGCCTTGCCGGGATCGGCTCCGTCGTGCTGTTCCTGGCGCTGTGGGAGCTATTGGGGCGGGCGTTGCACGTCAAGCCCATCATGCTGCCGCTGCCGTCGCAGGTGGCGGTGGAGCTGGCCGGCGATGCCGGCTGGTATGCGGGCCAGGCCGCCTATACGCTGATGACCACGCTGGCCGGGTTTGCCCTGTCGGTCGCGGGCGGCGTGGCCATTGCCGTCCTGCTGGTCGGATCGCGGTGGTTCGAAAGCGTGCTGTATCCCTTGATCGTCGCGCTGAACAGCGTGCCCAAGGTCGCCGTGGCGCCGCTGTTCGTCATCTGGCTGGGAACCGGCGCCGAACCGAAGATCGCCATCGCTTTCCTTATCGCGGTATTCGCCATCATCGTCGATACGGTGCACGGATTGCGATCCGTGCCACAGGACGTGCTGGACCTGGGCCGCGTGCTCAAGGGCAGGCGGCGAGACTTTTTCTTCAAGGTCAGGCTGCCGTGCGCGTTGCCTTCCATCCTGGCCGGTATGAAGGTGGCGATTTCGCTGGCCCTCGTCGGGGCGATCGTGGGCGAGTTCGTTTCCTCCCAAAGCGGCCTGGGTTACGTCATCATGACCGCCCAAGGGACCTTCGACACCGTCAGGGTGTTCGCCGCGCTATTCGTGCTGGCGCTGATCGGCCTGGCGCTATTCGGCGCGGTGGCCTGGATGGAACGCAAGGCCACGCCATGGCGGCAGGCGCGCGAGGGGCCTTGA